The Marinilongibacter aquaticus genome has a window encoding:
- a CDS encoding T9SS type A sorting domain-containing protein produces the protein MEKLKSTTNPHAGWYLFAFFLLLSGHCPAQIDIQFPVERTVFQRDLNNWGKIYISGNIAQAVDNLELRLLERNGEEEVLYRDWAPLENTSKQGYFQGEVAAEGGWYIMEIRAQKEQEILFTQRISRVGVGEVFIISGQSNAQGVPGYGGGGAKDDRVNCTNYYNGNNDSPPKLPLSFSHLDDNSNMGPMAQTPWCWGEVGDSLALKLGVPILFFNSALTGTLSVNWYESAMGKYTFSAIFRNYFALGFPYQNLKNCLQLYASLLGVRAVLWHQGETDTFPGVPDEEETYQNYKFTIEQSRRDLGENVAWMVSRVSYSDGRTSDKVLRAQNRIINETNFNIFEGPFTDNLQIPRPDGVHFADTPTERGLGLLAHAWLQKLDDHFFAQCMPIVQQPFFQLESECVDNNQVKFSLPSAFSPVQWNGQDTQEKTRYANTGKVWAVAKDTFGRYKYSNSINLQATNFGEAPKPLAAQTFICPSDSLLLEADSFLENVKWISGETGAQVYVKSGRNYNYTAENAFQCVLQSPNLEITAVQLPEEARTLDYRVDGNVVQGTFSFCAGETHQLTAKSGFEAYTWNDGLEGQAREIDENQELSYQARYAPGCSTGWSPALKVSEETTPETPTILQDGLYQLGANFDSNYSAIWYRNDKVWSENSPVLKLDEEGEYKLQVLHIVDQNLTCASDFSQSFFFQQEAAEETVVYPNPAQGFVYLETKEPRKAVQVQVFDALGRKVFEMPVLQEWNYKIEVPVGHLAPGKYVLHLSDEKGVVRKNLFVE, from the coding sequence ATGGAGAAACTAAAATCTACAACTAATCCACACGCAGGTTGGTATTTGTTCGCTTTCTTTTTGCTTTTATCGGGTCATTGCCCAGCACAAATTGATATTCAATTTCCTGTCGAACGCACCGTTTTTCAACGTGACTTGAACAACTGGGGCAAAATATACATTTCGGGAAACATTGCCCAGGCTGTCGACAATTTGGAGCTGCGGTTGTTGGAACGCAATGGGGAAGAAGAAGTGCTTTACCGCGATTGGGCACCTTTGGAAAACACATCAAAACAAGGTTATTTTCAAGGCGAAGTAGCAGCCGAAGGCGGTTGGTACATAATGGAAATCCGAGCCCAGAAAGAACAAGAAATTTTGTTTACCCAGCGGATTTCCCGTGTTGGGGTAGGCGAGGTGTTCATTATTTCGGGGCAGTCGAATGCCCAAGGTGTGCCGGGTTATGGTGGCGGCGGAGCAAAGGACGACCGCGTAAATTGCACCAATTATTACAATGGCAACAATGATTCACCCCCCAAGTTACCTCTATCTTTCAGTCACTTGGATGACAATAGCAACATGGGGCCGATGGCCCAAACGCCTTGGTGTTGGGGAGAGGTAGGTGACAGCTTGGCTCTAAAACTCGGTGTACCCATTCTCTTTTTTAATTCGGCTTTGACAGGCACTTTGTCGGTCAACTGGTACGAAAGTGCAATGGGGAAATACACCTTCAGTGCCATTTTTCGCAATTATTTTGCCTTGGGTTTTCCCTATCAAAACCTGAAAAACTGCCTACAATTGTACGCTTCTTTGTTGGGTGTGCGTGCGGTTTTATGGCATCAGGGCGAAACGGATACCTTTCCGGGAGTACCCGATGAAGAAGAAACTTATCAAAATTATAAGTTTACAATAGAGCAATCGCGACGCGACTTGGGCGAAAATGTGGCTTGGATGGTTTCTCGGGTTTCGTACAGCGATGGCCGAACTTCCGATAAAGTGCTGCGGGCTCAAAATCGGATTATCAATGAAACCAATTTCAATATTTTCGAAGGGCCTTTTACAGACAATTTACAAATTCCTCGACCAGACGGTGTACATTTTGCCGATACGCCCACAGAGAGGGGTTTGGGACTTTTGGCCCATGCTTGGCTCCAAAAGCTAGACGATCACTTTTTTGCCCAATGCATGCCGATTGTACAACAACCCTTTTTCCAGTTGGAGAGTGAATGTGTGGACAACAATCAGGTGAAATTTTCGCTTCCGTCTGCTTTTTCTCCTGTGCAGTGGAACGGGCAGGATACGCAAGAAAAAACGCGATATGCCAACACTGGAAAGGTTTGGGCCGTTGCAAAGGATACTTTTGGTCGGTATAAATATTCGAATTCGATCAATCTACAAGCCACTAATTTTGGAGAAGCTCCAAAGCCTTTGGCCGCACAAACGTTCATTTGTCCATCGGATAGTCTGCTGCTTGAAGCGGATTCATTTTTGGAAAACGTGAAGTGGATTTCAGGAGAAACGGGTGCTCAGGTTTACGTCAAATCGGGTAGAAACTACAATTATACTGCGGAAAATGCCTTTCAATGTGTATTGCAATCTCCCAATCTGGAAATCACGGCTGTGCAATTGCCCGAAGAAGCCAGAACATTGGATTACCGTGTAGACGGGAATGTTGTGCAAGGTACTTTTTCTTTTTGTGCGGGAGAAACTCACCAATTGACCGCAAAGTCGGGTTTTGAAGCCTATACGTGGAACGACGGCTTGGAAGGCCAAGCAAGGGAAATTGATGAAAATCAAGAATTGTCTTACCAAGCCCGCTATGCTCCAGGGTGCTCGACAGGCTGGTCGCCAGCTTTAAAGGTTTCGGAAGAAACAACCCCTGAAACACCGACGATTTTGCAAGACGGCTTGTACCAACTCGGTGCCAATTTCGATTCGAATTATAGTGCCATTTGGTACCGAAACGATAAAGTGTGGAGCGAAAATAGCCCAGTATTGAAGCTGGATGAGGAAGGCGAATACAAATTGCAAGTTCTGCATATTGTCGACCAAAATCTTACCTGTGCATCGGACTTTTCACAAAGCTTCTTTTTCCAACAGGAAGCCGCAGAAGAAACTGTAGTGTACCCCAATCCTGCTCAGGGTTTCGTCTATTTGGAAACCAAGGAACCGCGAAAGGCTGTACAGGTGCAGGTGTTCGACGCCTTGGGGCGAAAGGTTTTCGAAATGCCCGTGCTTCAAGAATGGAATTACAAGATTGAAGTTCCCGTGGGACATTTGGCCCCAGGGAAATACGTGCTTCACCTGAGTGACGAAAAAGGTGTGGTACGTAAGAATTTGTTTGTCGAATAG
- a CDS encoding Nif3-like dinuclear metal center hexameric protein yields MKYKMLAFLLCLGWSVSAQVTAEDVVETLKSEVTVDWRSKTVDTFKAGNPKTEVKGIATTFMATMDVLKKAKAKGLNFVIAHEPTFYSHLDDMKIHAGDPIQEEKLKFIQENDMVVFRFHDHIHATNPDQIYEGVVAKLDWAQYQNPGERTFTIPENSLKDIVADIEKKFKARTVRVVGDPEAQFSKVGLALGAAGSGRHFEMLANPNCELLIVGESNEWETVPYVLDAEELGYNKALIILGHADSEEAGMDYFANWLKQFYPSIPIEFIPAKNPLWRN; encoded by the coding sequence ATGAAATATAAAATGTTGGCCTTTCTGCTTTGCTTAGGATGGTCCGTATCGGCTCAAGTAACGGCAGAAGATGTGGTCGAAACGCTGAAATCTGAAGTAACCGTAGACTGGAGAAGCAAAACGGTGGACACTTTCAAAGCGGGAAACCCCAAAACAGAAGTGAAGGGTATTGCCACCACTTTTATGGCGACAATGGATGTCTTGAAAAAGGCGAAAGCCAAAGGGCTAAATTTTGTGATAGCCCACGAACCTACATTTTATTCGCACCTCGACGACATGAAAATCCATGCCGGAGACCCCATCCAAGAAGAAAAGCTGAAGTTCATTCAAGAAAACGACATGGTGGTGTTTCGTTTTCACGACCATATCCATGCCACCAATCCCGATCAAATCTACGAAGGCGTAGTGGCCAAACTCGATTGGGCTCAATACCAAAATCCGGGCGAGCGTACTTTTACGATACCGGAAAACAGTTTGAAAGACATTGTGGCCGATATTGAAAAGAAATTCAAGGCGAGAACCGTTCGTGTGGTGGGCGATCCCGAGGCCCAGTTTTCAAAAGTTGGATTGGCTTTAGGGGCGGCGGGTTCTGGACGGCATTTTGAGATGTTGGCCAACCCAAATTGTGAATTGCTGATCGTGGGAGAAAGCAACGAATGGGAAACGGTGCCCTATGTGTTGGATGCAGAAGAATTGGGTTATAACAAAGCCTTGATTATTCTGGGGCATGCCGATTCTGAAGAGGCAGGCATGGATTATTTTGCAAATTGGCTGAAACAGTTTTATCCCAGCATACCCATTGAGTTTATTCCGGCTAAAAATCCACTATGGAGAAACTAA
- a CDS encoding DUF4249 domain-containing protein, producing MRISLLIISLFVFLSCVEKYDFNVVAKQQGLVIEASISNVSFMETLNFPSDGRYFGVVIKKVSDVDNIRDERVSGAKVVLEDSEGNSWQYDEREMTAGEYFLNEAQFAAVEGRQYKLDITLPDGAHFYSNWEEMPKGHNEIDSFYIEEESPFQYVWYASERVVRRVDGFNLHAKMREEDQAYYKWSFDPTWIFKAELVLEENSPKRKCWVTSDYYLDDFVLSDLKAGDVDQKMFFIPTSGNERLFYYFSTLVHQEKLSQGYYEFWRELQDQQDKGGLYDRPPYGVSTNFVSDSENYTVNGYFGVSSEYTTRWVFDPYALSYGIENNLYEICLIASQAPDQCTDCRLYNMGHALNYPPDWWSR from the coding sequence ATGAGAATAAGCCTTTTGATCATATCGCTGTTTGTATTTCTCTCTTGTGTAGAAAAGTACGATTTCAATGTGGTGGCCAAGCAGCAAGGGCTGGTGATCGAGGCTTCCATTTCGAATGTGTCTTTTATGGAAACCCTCAATTTCCCGTCTGACGGGCGGTATTTTGGAGTGGTGATCAAGAAAGTGAGCGATGTCGACAATATTCGTGATGAACGTGTGAGCGGAGCTAAAGTGGTCTTGGAAGACAGCGAAGGGAATTCTTGGCAGTACGATGAACGCGAGATGACGGCAGGAGAATATTTCCTGAACGAGGCCCAATTTGCTGCGGTCGAGGGGCGTCAGTACAAACTGGATATCACTTTGCCCGATGGAGCTCATTTTTATTCGAATTGGGAAGAAATGCCGAAAGGGCACAATGAAATCGACAGCTTTTATATTGAAGAGGAATCGCCTTTTCAATATGTATGGTATGCATCAGAGCGTGTAGTAAGGCGTGTGGACGGTTTCAATTTACACGCTAAAATGAGAGAAGAAGATCAGGCGTATTACAAATGGTCTTTTGATCCAACTTGGATTTTCAAGGCCGAGCTTGTGCTCGAAGAAAACAGCCCCAAAAGAAAATGTTGGGTCACTTCCGATTATTATCTCGACGATTTCGTGCTCAGCGACTTAAAAGCCGGGGATGTTGACCAAAAAATGTTTTTCATTCCCACAAGCGGAAACGAACGTCTTTTCTATTATTTCTCGACTTTGGTACACCAAGAAAAACTGAGCCAAGGGTATTACGAGTTTTGGCGTGAATTGCAAGATCAACAAGACAAAGGTGGGCTTTACGATCGACCGCCGTACGGAGTAAGCACCAATTTTGTTTCCGACAGTGAAAACTATACGGTAAACGGCTATTTTGGTGTGAGTTCGGAATACACTACGCGTTGGGTCTTCGATCCCTACGCACTCAGCTACGGTATTGAAAACAACTTGTACGAAATCTGTTTGATCGCTTCACAAGCTCCCGATCAGTGCACCGATTGCCGCCTCTACAATATGGGCCATGCCCTGAATTATCCGCCCGATTGGTGGTCGAGATAG
- a CDS encoding DUF4249 domain-containing protein: MQKVVWIVMAILFLSCVEKYDFNVVNEKQGIVINASISDLSFFDSLNFPSDGRYFKVVLKALNDVDNVRDEPITGAVVRLESDAGGSWVYTENAMSAGEYVLLDEQFKAQPSLAYRLVVEMENGVSFHSTWESMPEGGNALGGFHIEEDNPYEYVYYANEPVGRQVDGFNLYTHFEASQNKGYYKWTYDPLWVYQAPLEPDLNSPKKTCWVRTPFYLDDVVLFDANNIKEGFDQKLFFAKTHGNERMYIYFSALIHQEKISKEYYQFWQDLEAQKDKGGLYDQPPFGVGTNFESDDENWTVNGYFGVIDEECTRWTFEPFDLSYGIENNLYEYCLTFVPPDFSDQCHDCRAYNMGESVNVPPIWWNRRLGQ, translated from the coding sequence ATGCAGAAAGTAGTGTGGATCGTGATGGCGATTCTGTTTTTATCTTGTGTAGAAAAATATGATTTCAATGTCGTGAATGAAAAACAAGGCATTGTGATCAATGCGTCGATATCGGACTTGTCTTTTTTCGATAGCCTGAATTTTCCGTCGGATGGACGGTATTTCAAAGTGGTGCTGAAAGCCCTGAATGATGTAGACAATGTGCGTGACGAACCCATTACTGGAGCAGTAGTAAGGCTGGAAAGCGATGCCGGCGGCTCTTGGGTATATACCGAAAATGCGATGAGTGCGGGAGAATATGTGCTTTTGGACGAGCAATTCAAGGCACAACCCTCGCTTGCCTATCGTTTGGTTGTCGAAATGGAAAACGGTGTAAGTTTCCATTCTACTTGGGAAAGTATGCCCGAAGGTGGCAATGCACTGGGCGGTTTTCACATTGAAGAGGACAACCCCTACGAATACGTGTATTATGCAAACGAACCCGTGGGGCGTCAGGTAGATGGTTTTAACCTCTACACGCATTTCGAGGCCAGCCAAAACAAAGGCTATTACAAATGGACTTACGACCCTTTGTGGGTTTATCAAGCTCCTCTCGAACCCGATCTGAATTCGCCGAAGAAAACCTGTTGGGTACGTACGCCTTTCTATTTGGATGATGTCGTGCTTTTCGATGCGAACAACATAAAGGAGGGCTTTGACCAGAAATTGTTTTTTGCGAAAACACACGGCAACGAACGTATGTACATCTATTTCTCGGCTTTGATACATCAAGAAAAGATCTCAAAGGAATATTATCAGTTCTGGCAGGATTTGGAAGCCCAGAAAGACAAAGGAGGACTTTACGACCAACCGCCTTTCGGCGTGGGAACCAATTTTGAATCGGACGATGAGAACTGGACGGTGAACGGCTACTTTGGCGTAATTGATGAAGAGTGCACACGTTGGACATTCGAACCTTTTGACTTGTCGTATGGGATTGAAAACAACCTGTACGAGTATTGCCTGACTTTTGTACCGCCTGATTTTAGTGATCAATGCCACGATTGCCGAGCGTATAATATGGGCGAAAGTGTAAATGTACCGCCAATTTGGTGGAATAGACGTTTGGGACAATGA
- a CDS encoding TonB-dependent receptor plug domain-containing protein — MQRKLPLFIVLLLLLSIRGFAQISRQDFFVLAEENGKTLQQLADEKKEAFGLDLIFTSPTIGNTVVQNILVKKHFFDMVEDIFPNMGNLRLDDHTYLFLDNGLKAKITDDQGKVLVFFVNENTTSIKGRLVDMGDLSPVTDAAIFLPDEQKGNVTDKGGFFDLDTDRYYTYAEIKHPGVAKLSFIVLRKGNAPNPEIQIEVENRENFLDELLVTATKVDANVEDHRSGIQLMSIQSIKKIPTFLGEIDPIRSITTLPGVTSTGDLGAGFNVRGGATSQNLIVQDGGLIFNPSHLFGFFSSFNPDVIQSVKLLKGCGPSNYGGRVASVLELQTRNGDMNKYKVGGGIGVVSSRLSVEGPIKRGRASFLLSGRKSYSDWLINSYKSIELQNSSSKFHDLTGKLFFSIGKANALSITGYKSFDSFQFYQTAEYGWETENLSVNYHHNFSKKLGADLNLAKSKYSSSEISDDELFGYKNGNGVDVYTGNLTFDYSLTDKYKVKFGVQANQYEVLPGKSDPYNDISQSDVVRMAKQYGLETAAFVENSIDINKWLGMDLGLRYGHFNRMGPGTFYTLDYENRNGREASLADSSYYDKNQTAYSTGAFEPRLSFRLKTGLQSSVKLGYTRTQQFIQQISPTISPSPIDYWVLSSNNLKAQLSNQFSVGYFKNFNDNKVEASIEAFYNRTFNTLDYLDGVDLKLNTRYEAGLAQGLGEAYGMEFYVKKRGGLLNGWISYTWSRSWRLFESPYPAQEVNFGKRYPSIYDQPHQLSIVLNYQLPKRIEFSSNITYNSGRPMTIPISKYSYGTVLAVNNYSERNQYRSPDYMRMDISFTFNGKEANKDRWFSGDLIFSIFNLLARKNPYAIWFDSTGQAFKTSVLGTAFPSLTYNFTIQ, encoded by the coding sequence TTGCAAAGAAAACTACCCCTATTTATTGTCTTGCTTTTGCTCCTCTCCATTCGTGGATTCGCTCAGATTTCGAGGCAAGATTTTTTTGTTTTAGCCGAAGAAAACGGCAAAACACTTCAACAACTGGCCGATGAAAAAAAAGAAGCTTTTGGTTTAGACCTCATTTTTACATCTCCCACGATCGGCAATACGGTCGTACAGAATATTCTGGTGAAAAAGCACTTCTTCGATATGGTCGAAGATATTTTTCCCAACATGGGCAATTTACGTTTGGATGATCACACGTATTTGTTTCTCGACAATGGCCTGAAGGCCAAGATCACCGACGACCAAGGTAAAGTGCTTGTCTTTTTTGTGAATGAAAATACCACGAGTATCAAAGGGCGATTGGTGGATATGGGAGACCTTTCGCCTGTGACAGATGCGGCGATTTTCCTGCCAGACGAACAAAAGGGAAATGTGACCGATAAAGGGGGCTTTTTCGATCTCGATACCGACCGCTACTACACCTACGCCGAAATTAAACACCCGGGCGTAGCCAAACTCAGTTTCATTGTCTTGCGAAAAGGGAATGCTCCGAATCCTGAAATACAAATCGAAGTAGAAAACCGGGAAAATTTCTTGGACGAATTGCTGGTGACGGCCACGAAAGTCGACGCCAACGTGGAAGACCACCGCTCGGGCATTCAATTGATGAGTATTCAGAGTATCAAGAAAATACCTACATTTTTGGGTGAAATCGACCCCATTCGCAGTATAACCACCTTGCCGGGTGTGACTTCTACCGGCGATTTGGGGGCAGGTTTTAACGTACGTGGAGGGGCCACCAGCCAGAATTTGATTGTGCAAGATGGAGGCCTGATTTTCAACCCCAGCCACCTTTTTGGCTTTTTCTCTTCTTTCAATCCCGATGTGATCCAAAGTGTGAAGCTGTTGAAAGGTTGTGGGCCGTCGAATTATGGAGGACGCGTAGCTTCTGTGCTTGAATTGCAGACGCGAAACGGCGACATGAACAAATATAAAGTAGGAGGGGGAATCGGTGTGGTTTCGAGTCGTTTGAGTGTAGAAGGGCCTATAAAACGCGGAAGAGCTTCATTTTTGTTGAGTGGCCGTAAATCGTATAGTGATTGGCTAATCAACAGTTACAAAAGCATTGAACTGCAAAACAGTTCGTCGAAATTTCACGATCTGACAGGAAAGCTGTTCTTCTCTATCGGTAAAGCCAATGCCCTTTCCATTACGGGCTATAAAAGTTTCGACAGTTTCCAGTTTTACCAAACCGCGGAATACGGCTGGGAAACGGAAAACCTTTCGGTGAATTATCACCATAATTTTTCGAAAAAGCTGGGTGCGGATCTGAATCTGGCCAAAAGTAAATACAGCAGCAGTGAAATAAGCGATGATGAGCTTTTTGGGTACAAAAACGGAAACGGAGTGGACGTATACACAGGCAATTTGACTTTCGATTACAGCCTGACAGACAAATACAAAGTGAAGTTTGGTGTGCAGGCCAATCAATATGAAGTATTGCCGGGGAAATCAGACCCGTATAATGATATCAGTCAGTCGGATGTCGTGCGAATGGCCAAACAATACGGTTTGGAAACCGCGGCTTTTGTCGAGAATTCCATCGACATCAACAAGTGGTTGGGAATGGATTTGGGGCTTCGTTATGGGCATTTCAACCGCATGGGCCCAGGTACATTCTACACTTTGGACTATGAAAACCGCAACGGACGCGAAGCTTCTTTGGCCGATTCGAGCTATTACGATAAAAACCAAACGGCCTATTCTACCGGGGCATTTGAACCAAGATTGTCGTTTAGGTTAAAAACAGGTTTGCAAAGTTCGGTGAAATTGGGCTATACACGTACACAGCAGTTCATTCAACAGATTTCGCCAACAATCAGCCCTTCGCCGATCGATTATTGGGTTTTGAGTAGTAACAATTTGAAAGCCCAATTGAGCAATCAATTTTCGGTGGGTTATTTCAAGAATTTCAACGACAACAAGGTTGAGGCTTCGATTGAGGCGTTTTATAACCGCACCTTCAATACGCTCGATTATCTGGACGGCGTGGATTTGAAATTGAATACCCGATATGAAGCCGGATTGGCCCAAGGTTTGGGCGAAGCCTACGGAATGGAATTTTACGTGAAAAAACGTGGTGGGTTATTGAACGGTTGGATTTCTTATACATGGTCGCGTAGCTGGAGGCTTTTCGAGTCGCCTTACCCCGCTCAGGAAGTGAACTTCGGGAAGAGGTACCCCAGCATTTACGATCAGCCGCATCAATTGTCGATCGTCTTGAATTATCAATTGCCCAAGCGAATCGAGTTTTCTTCGAATATTACTTACAATTCGGGTCGCCCAATGACCATTCCGATTTCGAAATACAGCTACGGTACAGTGTTGGCGGTGAACAATTACTCAGAGCGTAATCAATACCGTTCGCCCGATTACATGCGGATGGACATTTCCTTTACTTTCAATGGAAAAGAGGCCAACAAAGACCGTTGGTTTTCTGGCGACTTGATCTTCTCTATTTTCAATCTTTTGGCTCGGAAAAACCCTTACGCCATTTGGTTTGACAGTACGGGCCAAGCCTTTAAAACATCCGTTTTGGGCACCGCATTCCCATCTTTGACTTATAATTTCACGATACAATAA
- the nspC gene encoding carboxynorspermidine decarboxylase, whose amino-acid sequence MPLDYSQIPSPCYVLEESRLLENLGLMRYVQEKSGGHIILALKGFSMYSTFPLVKEYLHGATASSLNEARLIVEEMGCKAHTYVPAFKPEEFDEILAYSSHISFNSMSQYALYKERVKAHSEYVSMGLRINPQYAEVATEMYNPCVPGSRLGITREQLGNTLPEGIEGLHFHTMCENDSYVLERTLVHVEEKFGDLLKSDQVKWLNMGGGHLMTRDGYNLEHLIKQIQRLRDTYNVEVILEPGSAVAWETGILRTKVLDIVDAQGINVAILDTSFAAHMPDTLEMPYKPRIKGAYQSEMPDKHNYRMGGMTCLAGDFMGDYAFDEALKVGDTIVFEDMIHYTMVKTTTFNGVGLPAIGIWKTNGEFYLHKSFGFEVFKAKL is encoded by the coding sequence ATGCCTTTAGATTATTCCCAAATTCCCTCGCCTTGTTATGTTTTGGAAGAAAGCCGCTTGCTAGAAAACCTTGGGCTGATGCGGTATGTGCAAGAAAAGAGCGGTGGGCATATTATTTTGGCACTGAAGGGCTTTTCCATGTACAGCACTTTTCCATTGGTGAAGGAGTACTTGCACGGAGCCACGGCCAGCAGTTTGAACGAGGCCCGCCTGATAGTGGAGGAGATGGGATGCAAAGCCCACACCTATGTGCCGGCTTTCAAGCCTGAAGAATTCGACGAAATATTGGCGTACAGTTCGCATATTTCATTCAACTCGATGAGCCAATATGCTTTGTACAAAGAGCGGGTTAAGGCTCATTCTGAGTACGTTTCAATGGGTTTGCGGATCAATCCGCAGTATGCCGAAGTGGCCACAGAGATGTACAATCCTTGTGTTCCGGGCAGCCGTTTGGGCATCACTCGTGAGCAATTGGGCAATACTCTGCCCGAAGGAATTGAGGGCCTGCATTTCCATACCATGTGCGAAAACGACAGCTATGTGTTGGAGCGTACATTGGTGCATGTCGAAGAAAAATTTGGCGATCTTTTGAAAAGCGATCAGGTGAAATGGCTGAATATGGGTGGTGGGCATTTGATGACACGCGACGGATACAATTTGGAACATTTGATCAAGCAAATTCAACGTTTGCGAGATACGTATAATGTGGAGGTGATTTTGGAGCCGGGTTCGGCTGTGGCTTGGGAAACCGGCATTTTACGCACCAAAGTGCTCGATATTGTGGACGCTCAGGGTATAAATGTGGCCATTCTCGACACCAGTTTTGCCGCCCATATGCCCGATACGCTCGAAATGCCCTACAAGCCGAGAATAAAAGGGGCTTATCAGAGCGAAATGCCCGACAAACACAATTACCGCATGGGGGGGATGACCTGTCTCGCAGGCGATTTTATGGGCGATTATGCCTTCGATGAAGCTCTGAAAGTCGGAGATACGATTGTATTCGAAGACATGATTCATTATACCATGGTGAAAACCACCACATTCAACGGAGTGGGTTTACCGGCCATTGGAATATGGAAGACAAACGGAGAATTTTATTTGCACAAAAGCTTTGGTTTTGAGGTTTTTAAAGCAAAATTGTGA
- a CDS encoding MCP four helix bundle domain-containing protein — protein sequence MNWLYGIRNKMQVGALLLVILGLILWNNLEERRQSKALQTHFDAIFADRLLAESYLFEISEKLHEKSMLFLQKEEGQAVLFENIDKTIHTLLAKYEKTKLTEREEALYADFKMEFDFSKADEPEGAAEATLKALRQLNALSNLQVTEGEKLIHETKRIFLKKKSASQFEMTILIVIALLIQVLIFSSQTLLSRMEQKPHLN from the coding sequence ATGAACTGGTTGTACGGTATTCGAAACAAAATGCAAGTGGGAGCATTGCTCTTGGTGATTTTGGGGCTTATTCTTTGGAATAACCTTGAAGAAAGGCGACAGTCCAAAGCTTTACAAACTCACTTCGACGCCATCTTCGCCGACCGCCTTTTGGCCGAATCTTATTTGTTTGAAATTTCGGAGAAGCTGCACGAAAAATCCATGCTTTTTCTTCAAAAGGAAGAAGGACAGGCCGTTTTATTCGAAAATATTGACAAGACAATTCACACTCTTTTAGCCAAATACGAAAAAACAAAATTGACAGAAAGGGAAGAGGCCTTGTACGCCGATTTCAAAATGGAATTTGATTTTTCAAAAGCGGATGAACCAGAGGGAGCAGCGGAAGCTACATTGAAAGCATTGAGGCAGCTGAATGCATTGTCGAATTTGCAAGTCACCGAAGGCGAAAAGCTAATTCATGAAACGAAACGCATTTTCTTGAAAAAGAAAAGTGCTTCGCAGTTTGAGATGACTATCTTGATCGTCATCGCTTTGCTCATTCAAGTGCTTATTTTTTCTTCTCAAACTTTGCTTAGCCGAATGGAGCAAAAGCCGCATTTGAACTGA